From Rutidosis leptorrhynchoides isolate AG116_Rl617_1_P2 chromosome 3, CSIRO_AGI_Rlap_v1, whole genome shotgun sequence, a single genomic window includes:
- the LOC139901686 gene encoding uncharacterized protein has translation MAMYSGNPNAIFRYGLRAYFDSIYPNIGLHSLEKAANMQLKEACYVYGLVLFASHQIEKKNLEFQILNRTFPLVTDLVVEVRTKVFDLLRRCWVLCNPHPFNNITTSCTIKGHNGYFPLDMGWETILIKPECMSCFWSYELRVFTERFEFN, from the coding sequence ATGGCTATGTATTctggaaaccctaatgcaatttttcgctacgggttgagGGCTTATTTCGATTCCATATACCCCAATATAGGGCTTCATTCATTAGAAAAAGCTGCAaatatgcaacttaaagaagcgtgTTATGTTTATGGTTTAGTCTTGTTTGCCTCACACCAAATAGAGAAAAAGAACCTCGAATTTCAAATTCTCAATCGAACATTTCCACTAGTAACGGATTTAGTGGTTGAGGTGAGGACTAAGGTTTTTGATTTGTTACGACGCTGTTGGGTGTTATGTAACCCCCATCCTTTCAACAACATCACAACGTCCTGTACTATCAAGGGccacaatggttattttccactGGACATGGGTTGGGAAACAATACTAATTAAACCGGAATGCATGTCTTGTTTTTGGTCCTATGAGTTACGTGTTTTTACTGAACGGTTTGAGTTTAACTAG